AAAGTTTCACAATCTGACTACGAAAAACTTAAGGCCATTGAGCCTTTTAAAACTATTTTGAAATAATAGCTATTTTTTATCAATTCAAAAAAAGTCAGGTATAATCCCTGACTTTTTTTGTTAATGATTTTATTTCAACGAATTTATATAAGCCGCAATAGTGAGGGCATCTTTCCTGGGTACCTGAGGCATGGGAGCCATTTCAGTGGCATAGTCTGGCCAGTTGCCGGGTTTTGGATTATAAATTAAATCCACGATTTTCTCATTAGAATAACCTCTTTTGGCCACATCTTTAAATGCCGGACCCACCACTTTTTTATCGGCTGCATGACAAGCCAGACAAGTGTGTTTTTGCAGCAATGGTTTCACTGCAGCATAAGTTATTGGAGTAGCAGCTGACTTCGCCGGAGCATTTTTACCATCAGGCGATTTCAGTTCTTTGGTTTTGCTGATCTGGCTTTTTGCAGTTTTTGTGGCCGAACTGCTAGTTTTCATTTCATTAACCGCCAGTTTTTTGCCTTCGGGTATTGTATTTAAAGTATAATAGACCGTAGGGTGCACCAAGCTCCAGGATTTTTCTGCCGACCTGATTCCCTCCAGATTCAACTCATGAATATACCATTTCCGCAAGCCATCTATTACAATTCTTACTGTACGGCCATCTTCGCTCACTTTTACACCTTTTATTTTCAGGTCTAGTTTGTTGACTGGTGGTGAGCCATACACCGGATGATGCTTGTAAATAAAGCTGGTAGCGGCATACGATGCCAAATCTTCTGCCGATTTTATATTAACAGGCATCGTAAATTTGATTTCAAAACCATCAGGCATGGCTTTGCAAGTTTCCATCTCAAAAGGTACCTTTCCGTTCCATATGAGTCTTTGCAGCCCCTGATTGCGGTCTCCGGCTGAGCCCCAGCCCCGGTTGGTTTCTCCCACAAACATGGAACCATCAGGAGAAAAAGTCATCCTCAAAACCCCCGATTGAAATCCTGACCTGAAATCCCACGCAGCTCCCTGAAACTCTCCATTTACTTTTTCCAGAAACACCCTCATGATTTTTGATTGGCCCTGATCACCCACAAATAATTGACCCGAAAATGGTCCGAAACCACCTAATGTTTCATCTTTGATGATTTCAGAATTTGAAATACCCAAAACACCGTGAGGAAGCCAGACTGCAGGCGGCTGCACTGCTGGATATTTTTCTTTTAGTTCATATAGCAGTTGGCCTTTTTCGTTAACTACATTCTCAGGCTTAATGGCATTTCCGTTGGCATCTCTGTTTTTTCGGTTGTCTCTTTCAGCAAAAAACTGCTGCTCAGTAATTTTCACAGGATGATTGGCGTCAACCCATTTAAGGTTGGCAGGATGCCCCACAAATGCCCCTTTTTTTACATGCCATAATCCACCTGAGCCCATCCAGTCGCCCTGGTTATCGGTGTAAAACAATTCGCCATCTATCATTCCCAAGCCGCAGGGTGATCTCATCCCCGATGCCCACGGCTCATATTTTCCGTCAGGAAATATCTTAAAAATCGAACCTCTGGTTTTTGCTCTTGATTCACCACGCCACCATTCTTCATCTCCAAATGCCACATTTCCACTTACAAAAAAGCTTCCATCGGGTGCGATTTTTGGTCCAAAAGAATATTCATGATAGTGGCCCGAAACTTCCCATGCGTGAACAGTTTCAAACAAATCACCTTTCCCATCACCATTTTTGTCGGTGATTCTGGTCAATTCTCCTCTTTGGGCACAGTAAAATGAGCCGTCTTTATAAACCAGACCTAAAACTTCATGTAGTCCCGAAGCAAATTTTCTGAAATAAGGGTTTTTTGAAGTTGGATTATCCACTATCCAGATTTCGCCCCGGCGGGTTGCCAATGCCAGCGAACCTGTTGGTAGCATGGTTACTCCACCAATTTCAAGAAGCACTCCTTCCGGCACCGCAAGAGTGGCTATTTTATAAAAATCTTCTTCTTTGGGCGATTCCTGAGCTACACTTACCCCTGTGGTCAATATAACCCAAAGCATTATATTTAATATTTTCTTCATATAATTAAAATTATAAAGTCTTATTTTTCAATATTTTATTATTTCAAATTTTAAAACTGAAAGCCTGAAATTTATTTTCTTCTTTCAGAATAAAATGGAATAAATGATTTTATTGTCGGCCGGTTTTACCACCAATAAATTTCCATCAACAATTCCGGCTTCATGCCCGGTATTGATTTGGATAAAATACGATTTATCATCAATTGCATAAAGGTTATCACCTACTTTTTCAATCTTACTGCTCTTTGCCAGCCTTCCAAATATTTCCGAATCGTTGTTTTTAAATGCTATTTCCCGGCTAACCATTTTTCCTTTCGAAATCCTTATTTTATCAGCGATTTCATTTCCAAATATTTTGTATCTGAAAGTTGGCATATCTTCTTCATCCAACTCATAGCCCAGTGGTTTATAACCTGATGCTGTAGTATCTGTAGCAGCGGATTTTCCTTTGCCTATGAACAGTTGATCAGAAAGGGGAGAGAGGCTACCCAAAGGCTTTGATGAGCCGTCACCGCGGTCATTCCACATGGGTGATGCATCAAGATAGGCTCCTTTCCATATCTGAAACAAGGCACCTTTGTCCATATCATAAGTAAAATGAATGTTGGAAGGAGTACCTATTGAAACCGCATGCACGATTCGTTTTTTCTTTCCTTCTTCCTCAAAATCCATGAAGCTTCTCAGTAAATTGGGCGTATTGGCAGTCAGCAAAATCGGATCTGAAGCACCACTTGCAATCAACGACCCAAAAGTGTGATGTGCCACCTGACGGAACCCCGGCCCTGCCGACCAAAATCCCAGTCCCGGTCTTAGCCAGCCATCACGTTTATTATTGAATATTTCAAAAGTATGCTCCCCTTCTGTCAGATTGATGGAGGCCCTTCGCTGCTCTGAGGTTACAGTCCAAATGTTGTCCAAAATCACCTGATTGTCTATTTTCAACATGCTGTTACCACCCAATTGGGTAGCAAATTCATACTTGCCTGTTGTTGGAGCTATGTATTTTCCTTTGATTAAAAACGCATAATCGTTAGATTTTTTGGTCACCTCCCAGGTCAATTCAGGGGTATTGCCTTTTTCATCGATTTTCAGGGTCGAAAGGTCTGCATTGTGGGCATAAGACCCATAATATACCTGATAGTTCAGGTCTTTGATACTTCCCGCTTTTTTATCGAAATTATTGATTATGATATTTCTGAAAGCCACTGAGCCGTGGTCACCTTGAATCCTCAATTGGGCGGATGCCACTTCCATCTCAGAGATACTTCCACGGGTTACTCCCGACAGGCTTACATTTTCATGTATGATTACGCCGTTGAGTTTTATAAAAAGTATTTTGGCATTTTCTATTTTTTTACCTGTAGCATCAAATCTCGGAGCCTGAAACGAAATGGTCATTTTTTGCCACATTCCGGGAGCTTTAGAAACATTATAGCGGGGAGCGTAACCTTCATAGCCTTTTTCTGCCTCAGTTTTGGTGTCGTCCCAACGTTGATATATTCCACCACAATCAAAGTATTTTGGTGTTTTTGCTCCCCATGAGTCGTTGAGCTGAATCTCGTACCGGCTTTGAAGATAAATGCCCGAGTTGGAGCCTTTTGCGATCATAAATTCCAGATCTATGTCCATGTCGCCATGTGCAAATTTGCTAAAAAGGTCATAGTCAGTGCCATATTTTCCTTGCTGGTGCTCACATACCAGCACACCCGTTCCCGGTTTTGTACTAATAGTATTGTTAGTGTTAATGTCAACATTTACGTCGCCGGTAATCTTCCAATTGCTTGATTTTGATTCAAAATCAGAGAGGTCGGTCAGTGGGAGGGAGGTCTGGCCAAACGCCAAACTACTACTGAGCAATCCCAATAGAATGATTCTTTTCATTTAGGGTTCTTTTTTTTGGGTAAATATAAAGAAATGCAATTTGATTTTTGAGAAAGGAAGTTTAAAAAGTCAGGGTATTAATATTTTTTTAATAAAGAAAAATTGAATTTTCTGGCACAAAAAAAGCCGGGGCTTTCGCTCCGGCAATATTTTTTGAATATTATCAATGCTATTTTAATTTATACAAAATTCCCAGTCTCATAACCGAAACCTTGGATACCGCCTCATTTGGCGTAACCGCCCCATTTAACTTCCTTAATACAGTGAAATCAGGCACTTTGATATTGAAAACACCTGAAAGTTCTACCATGATTTTATTTTTTAGGATAGATTTTCCAATCGATATTTTGGGAGAAATACCAAAGTTGAAATCTTTGATTTCGGTATTAATAAATGACACCTGATTGGTGGGTGAATCGGCAGTTGAGCTTACTTTTGTCTTTCCATTGAACCCTCTGGCTTTGGTGCCAAAAGCCGAAATCCCCGCATCAAAGTTAAATCCATGTTTCTTAGAATTGACCGAAAACATCACCGGAATCTCGAGTAATCTGTTATTTACAAATATTTCGGATTCTGAATTTGGGGTATTTGGAAACTCCGCCTGATACTGAAAAGAGCCAAAACTGAAACCTGTTTTTATCCCAATAAGCTTATTCAGATTTTTATTTACACTTAACTCAAGCCCGGGAATTACCCGGAAAGTGGAGGCTGACTTTTCATTTATTTTAAAAAATGAAGCATTGGTATTTACACCAATTCTTATTTCCTGCGAAAATGAAATCATAGGAAATACTAAAAGCAAAAGGTAGATTATCTTTTTCATGAGAGTTATGATTTAGTTTTCAATATAAATATAACCTATTTTTTGAAAAATGTAATTTTAAAAATGCTGATTTTCAAATTTCAAAACAAAAAAAAAGCCGAAGCTTTCACTCCGGCTTTCTTAAATTATTTTTTTCGAAATATCAGATAACTGTTTCTGCCAAAACCAACACTTTGTTGTTGATTACCTGCAAAACTCCGCCGCCAATTTCGATGCTTTCTTTTTTATTTCCAATGGCATAAACCAAAGCACCGTCTTTCAGGGTACTTACCATAGGAGCGTGATCTTTCAATAGCTCAAAACGACCCACTTTTCCAGGAAGGAAAACTGCATCCACTTCGCCTTGAAACACATTTTGTTCGGGAGTAATTATCTCTAAAACCATATTTTTTTTAAATGCGAAGATTAATTTAATCTCTAATCTTCTATATTCTTTTTAAAATATCTCTAGGGGCTGCTTAATTGCCAGATGCTTCAGCAATCAATTTCTCACCTTTTACTACTGCATCTTCGATAGTCCCTACTAGGTTAAAGGCAGCCTCAGGAAGATGATCATAGTCACCGTCCATGATTTGGTTGAAACCTTTGATGGTATCATTGATATCAACCAATACCCCTTTCAAACCTGTAAACTGCTCAGCTACAAAGAAAGGCTGTGAAAGGAATCTCTGCACACGACGAGCACGTGATACCACAAGCTTGTCGTCTTCTGAAAGCTCTTCCATACCCAGGATTGCAATGATATCCTGAAGTTCTTTATAACGTTGAAGTGTAAGTTTAACCCTTTGAGCACAGTCATAATGTGCGTTGCCCAATACTTCTGCCGAAAGAATTCTTGATGAAGAATCCAAAGGATCCACTGCAGGATAGATACCTAACTCGGCGATTTTACGACTCAATACCGTAGTGGCATCTAAGTGAGCAAAAGTAGTTGCCGGAGCTGGGTCAGTCAAGTCATCGGCAGGTACGTAAACAGCCTGTACCGAAGTGATCGAACCTCTTTTTGTTGAGGCGATACGTTCCTGCATCACACCCATTTCAGTGGCCAATGTTGGTTGGTAACCTACCGCTGAAGGCATACGTCCCAAAAGGGCCGATACCTCAGATCCAGCCTGAGTAAAACGGAAAATGTTATCAATAAAGAAAAGTATATCACGTCCTTTGCCTTCGCCATCACCATCACGGAAGTGTTCAGCTACTGTAAGTCCCGAAAGGGCTACACGTGCACGGGCTCCCGGAGGCTCGTTCATTTGTCCAAATATAAATGTTGCTTGTGATTCTTTTAAAGCTTCACGGTCAACTACACTCAGGTCCCAACCGCCTTCTTCCATCGAATGCTTGAATGCTTCACCGTATTTCACAATACCTGATTCGATCATTTCACGAAGCAAATCGTTACCTTCACGAGTACGCTCACCCACGCCAGCAAATACCGATAGACCCGCATATGCTTTGGCGATGTTGTTGATAAGCTCCTGAATCAATACAGTTTTACCCACACCGGCACCACCGAAAAGACCAATTTTACCCCCCTTCACATAAGGAGCCAACAGGTCGATTACTTTAATTCCGGTAAATAAAACCTCGGTAGTAGTGGCCAAATCTTCAAATTTCGGTGCAGAACGGTGAATCGAAAGTCCCGGGGTATTAACTGGCCCTAAACCGTCAATAGCTTCACCAACCACATTAAACAATCTACCTTTGATGGCTTCGCCGGTAGGCATTTTGATAGGTGAACCCAAATGTACTACTTCCTGACCTCTCTGAAGTCCGTCTGTACTGTCCATAGCGATAGTACGAACGCGATCTTCGCCCAGGTGCTGCTGACATTCAAGTATTACTTTTTGACCATTCGATTTTGTTACCGACAATGCATCCAAAATTGCAGGTAGAGAAGCGGCTCCCCCCTCAAAACTAACGTCCACTACAGGTCCGATGATTTGTGAGATTTTACCAATATTTGCCATTTATGAATTATTTAAAATTAATCAAGTGATTTTGGACTGCAAAATTATTAAAAAGCAGCTATAAAACAAACTCTAAATCATTCTTTTTTTTGGATTTTTTTTAGAGAAATCAGATAAAAGCATACTTTTTATTGGAGGAAATTGGGAATTGGATTTTTTAAAATGTTTTTTTCTGAATTAATTTAGAACTAAAATGGGAATATATAAATTGAATTGATTTTAAGAATTTAAAATTTTGTCAATTCAGTCATTTTCTGATAATTTTAGAAAAAACTTTTAATGTGAATTTTAGTAAATTTTTAATCAGGCTTTGCTTGTTATTTTTCGTTTTAAGTCTGCTTAGTTTCCCTTTTTTACCAGACCAAAACAATACTAAATTATTGGGTGATAGTTTTTTTGTTGACCGGTATCTTTTTATAGCTCTGTTGGCTTTTTTGACTGTGATAATCTATTTTATGGGCACATTTTTTAATAGATTCCACTATAAACTGGCGATTTTTATGAGTGGGTTATTTGCAGTTTTAGGAATGATAACTATTCTTCAGAATATCTTTACAAAATAAAAAACCCCTTTCGGGGTCATTTTATGATTGTTTCATTTTAGCTTCTATAGTCTGTTGGGTGTGAGGAACCGCCATTAATCTTTCTTTAGGAATCAGTTTACCTGAGTCTTTACAAATTCCGTAAGTGCCGTTTTTAATCCGGATTAAAGCTGCTTCCAGTTGAGAGGCAAATTTCTGCAATCTGGCAGCAGACTGACTCATTTGTTCCTTTTCCCTTACATCAGCTCCATCTTCTAATGTCTTTGAACCAACGGCGGTATTGTCAGTTCCGTTATCATTCTTTCTGCTTAATGTTTCCTTAATAAAATTTACTTCGCTATAAGTGGCTGCAAGTTTTTTGTTTATTAAAGCCTCAAATTCCGCCAGCTCGCTGTCAGAATATCTGATTTTTTCCTCTTGTGAAGTAGCCATTGTTAAGCTATTTTGGGTTATAAAAAATAAGTAAGTATAAATTTGTCGCAAATATAAACCTTTCAGAAATTATTAACAATCAGACATTAAATATTTATTTTTCAGGAATCATCCAAAGTGCGGGGTTAGCTTGATAAATATTTTTTTTGAAAAAAAATTTTACATAAGAGTTAGTCCTGATTAGCCATAGAATCAGTTGCATTTTTGGTGTTATCCCTTTCTAAATATTTTCAAAATCGAAAAATACAATAGTATTAAATTCAGGAAAAATATAATATTTTACAGAATTGAAGGAATTTGTATAAGTTTGTGTTTTAATATAAATAAGATTAAAAAATCGATTCAGTATGACATATTTAGAACCAGCTCCTATTCATGATAAGGAGAATCCGTTAGAGTCAATGATGTCAAGATTTGACGCGGCGGTTAAAATATTGGGAATCAGCGATGAGATGTATAATATTCTCAAAGTACCCGCAAGGCAAGTGATAATTGGGATTCCCGTAACGATGGATAATGGCAAAATTAAAGTTTTTGAAGGCTACAGGGTAATCCATTCTACTATCCTTGGACCCGGTAAAGGAGGTATCAGACTCGATCCGGATGTTACAATTGACGAAGTGCGTGCCCTGGCAGCATGGATGACCTGGAAATGTGCGGTTGTGGATATACCTTATGGCGGTGCTAAAGGTGGTATTGCCTGTAATCCCAGAGAAATGTCAGCAGGAGAAATTGAGAGGCTTATCCGGGCTTATACATTGGGAATGCTCGATATTTTTGGCCCTGATAAAGATATTCCTGCCCCTGATATGGGTACTGGTCCAAGAGAAATGGCATGGCTTATGGACGAATATTCCAAAGCCAAAGGTATGACAACTCAGGCAGTGGTTACGGGTAAACCATTGGTATTGGGAGGTTCTCTGGGTCGTACAGAAGCAACTGGAAGAGGAGTGATGGTATCGGCCATGTCAGGTATGGAAAAACTAAAGCTAAATCCTTATCGGTCAACCGCGGCTGTGCAGGGATTTGGAAATGTTGGCTCATATGCCGCTTTGCTTCTTCGTGAAAAAGGTGTAAGCATTCATGGAATTAGCGATATAAGTGGGGCTTATTACAACGATAAAGGCATTGATATTGAGAAAGCTATGGCCTACCGTAATGCCAATAATGGCACTTTGGAGGGCTATAAAGAAGCAGAAAAGATTGATGGAGAGCAATTATTGGCTCTTCCTGTTGATTTGTTGGTGCCGGCTGCAAAAGAAGATGTGATTACTCATCATAATGCCGGGAATATTCAGGCTAAACTAATTGTAGAAGGAGCCAACGGCCCAACTTCTGCTACTGCCGATGACATAATTAATGATAAAGGAATAATGGTGGTGCCTGATATCCTTGCCAATGCCGGAGGGGTTACAGTTTCCTATTTTGAATGGGTACAAAACCGCATAGGTTATAAATGGACACTGGACCGCATCAATCGCAGGTCAGACAGAGCCATGAAAGAGGCTTTCCACAATGTATTTGAAGTTTCACAAAAACACAATGTATCTATGCGTTTGGCTGCATATATTGTAGCCATTGACAAAGTTGCAAGTACTTATAAATTCAGGGGAGGATACGGATGAAATATTCATTTTTTGGGATTCTATAAATTCTTCAAAGGGCGTGGTTTTTCTAAACCATGCTCTTTTTTTGTTGAGAGTGAAATCAATTAGCTTGATTTAAAAAAAATTAATCAATAAAAAATGTAATAAGCAACAGGCAATATTATTTCCAAAATCAAAGGAATAATATGATTAAACATATCTTTGTAGCAAATTTAATATTATGAGCGAATTCAGAAATAAGGTCGTTTGGATTACCGGAGCTTCGGCAGGAATTGGAGAAGCCACCGCTCTGTCATGTGCCAACGAAGGTGCCATGCTGGTATTGTCGGCAAGAAGAGTAGAAGAGTTGGAAAGAGTCAAAAAACTTACACACCTTCGTGATGAATACGTACTCGTTTTACCCATGGATGTCGAAAATGTGGATTCTTTCCCGGGTTTGGTTCAGCAAGTTTTGGAGAAATTTGGCAGAATAGACATTTTATTTAACAACGCAGGGATTTCGCAGCGTGGAGATGTGCTCAATAGTAAAATGGAAGTTTATTCCAAACTCATGCAGGTCAATTTTATCGGAGTGGTGGCTCTCACCAAAGCCGTGTTGCCGGTCATGATAAAACAGAAATCAGGTCATATAGCCGCTACCAGTAGTGTGGCCGGTATCGTATCGACACCTTTAAGGTCAGGTTATGCCGCCTCAAAACACGCCTTACATGGCTTTTTCGATGCACTCAGAGCCGAAGTGCATAAGTATAATATTAAAGTCACACTCGTTTGTCCCGGATATATCAAAACCGACATTTCACTCAATGCACTCAATACGGAAGGTACTTCTTATGGTAAAATGGATAAAAACCAGGAAAAGGGAATATCGGCCGAAGAATGTGGAAAAAAGATAGTGGAAGCAATAAAAACAGATAAATCGCAGGTGATTATTGCAGGAAAAGAAGGAATGGGTGTATTTTTGAAAAGATTTTTTCCGAAAATATTAGAAAAAATAGTTTTGCGACAAGCACCAAAATGACCCATTTTTTAAAATAAAACAAAGGAAATTATGAAAAAAGACTTATATCTGATCAGACATGCCACTGCTGAAGACGGAGCAAACTCTGCCATGTTTAAAGATATTGAGAGAGAACTGATATCAAAAGGCATCATGCAGTCGGCCCGAATGGGTAAATACTTAACAGAATCAGGTACAGAAATTGAGAAAATATTTTTTAGCCCCGCACGCAGAACGGAGGCCACAGCCAGGCTCATAGCAGAACAAATGACCCTTGGCGAAGAAAAGTTACAAATGATTGAAAGCCTCTACGGAAGTGGCCCAAGAGCCTATTTGGCATTGATAAATGGGCTTCCAGAAACCGTTTCTGCCATCGCAATAGTTGGACATAATCCCGATATTACTTTTTTTTCGGAATACCTTACCCGTGATGATACACAAGGTCACATGAAAAAATGTACAATGATACATTTGCAATTTGACGGTGTAAAATGGGCTGAAATATCACAAAAAAGCGGGAAAATGGTTAAAAGAATTGATGTGAAAAGTCTGGAAAACAATGAAGAATAATAAGATTTTTAAGATCGTGTTTTTTTTGTTTTTATTGGGAGTAATAGCTGTTTTAATAGACATGGCCCGGCAAACCACCGCTCCATGGAACAAAAGAAAACAATTGGAGCGGGCGATACCAAAATAAAAACTGTATCCTTAAATATTAAAGATACAGTCTGATTAACCCCAAAAATTCTATTTAAATACCTTCAGGAAAGTGTTGATTAACCAGCTTTCCTCCGATTTTACTATCTGATCCAGTGTCATTTCGGTGAAAGAACTCACACTCGAAATATCATTTATTATTTTCTGAAATTCCTTTCCTTCTGCAGTATTGTCTTTCAAGTTCTTTTTGATGTCCTCTATTGTGTCAACAATTGGCGTTAGTTCTCTTTTTTTCCTTTCTCTGGCTATGAGTCTTGCCACTTTCCAAATGTCTTTTTCGGCAATAAAATATTCTTTTCTTTCACCCGGAAGCAGCTGTTTGTAGATGATCCCCCAGCTCATCAGGTCGCGGAGGTTCATATTTACATTGCCTCTGGAAATCTGGAGTTCGTCCATGATTTCGTCGGCGTTGAGCGACTTAGGCGAAAGCAGTAGCAGAGCGTGAATCTGCGACATAGTTCTATTGATACCCCATTGGGTAGCCAGTGTACCCCAGGTATGAATAAACCTATCTTTCGCTTCTTTTAATTCCATAAATCTTTTTTTTAAGTACTTGCACGTGTCTTAAGAAGTTCCAAATTAAAATAGTCTTATTGAATTTTCAAAATTTTCTGAAAGTATTTTTCAAAAAAAAAGACTTTGGAGGCCTTTTCGTGCATTTTTACCTGATAATGAGCTAAAATTATGCCAATCGAGGAGTTATTTTTCACAAAAGAGAAATAGAAATCATGTATTTGTAGGACATGACCAATAATAACTGAAGCTTTTTTATGCTAATTAGTTTGCATCCACCAAAATATTTCCGGCAACCATTCCACTCAGATTTTCAATATATTGATTGTTGATAGTCACCACAATTGATTTATCAAAATCCAGAATTTCATTGATTTTTAATCTATCACCGAGTTTAAGGCCATGCCGGTTGATCTGTTTTAAAAACGAACTCTGGGAAATAGCAACCGAAGTAAAAATAT
The sequence above is a segment of the Cytophagaceae bacterium genome. Coding sequences within it:
- a CDS encoding DUF1080 domain-containing protein, translated to MKRIILLGLLSSSLAFGQTSLPLTDLSDFESKSSNWKITGDVNVDINTNNTISTKPGTGVLVCEHQQGKYGTDYDLFSKFAHGDMDIDLEFMIAKGSNSGIYLQSRYEIQLNDSWGAKTPKYFDCGGIYQRWDDTKTEAEKGYEGYAPRYNVSKAPGMWQKMTISFQAPRFDATGKKIENAKILFIKLNGVIIHENVSLSGVTRGSISEMEVASAQLRIQGDHGSVAFRNIIINNFDKKAGSIKDLNYQVYYGSYAHNADLSTLKIDEKGNTPELTWEVTKKSNDYAFLIKGKYIAPTTGKYEFATQLGGNSMLKIDNQVILDNIWTVTSEQRRASINLTEGEHTFEIFNNKRDGWLRPGLGFWSAGPGFRQVAHHTFGSLIASGASDPILLTANTPNLLRSFMDFEEEGKKKRIVHAVSIGTPSNIHFTYDMDKGALFQIWKGAYLDASPMWNDRGDGSSKPLGSLSPLSDQLFIGKGKSAATDTTASGYKPLGYELDEEDMPTFRYKIFGNEIADKIRISKGKMVSREIAFKNNDSEIFGRLAKSSKIEKVGDNLYAIDDKSYFIQINTGHEAGIVDGNLLVVKPADNKIIYSILF
- a CDS encoding outer membrane beta-barrel protein produces the protein MKKIIYLLLLVFPMISFSQEIRIGVNTNASFFKINEKSASTFRVIPGLELSVNKNLNKLIGIKTGFSFGSFQYQAEFPNTPNSESEIFVNNRLLEIPVMFSVNSKKHGFNFDAGISAFGTKARGFNGKTKVSSTADSPTNQVSFINTEIKDFNFGISPKISIGKSILKNKIMVELSGVFNIKVPDFTVLRKLNGAVTPNEAVSKVSVMRLGILYKLK
- the atpC gene encoding ATP synthase F1 subunit epsilon, which gives rise to MVLEIITPEQNVFQGEVDAVFLPGKVGRFELLKDHAPMVSTLKDGALVYAIGNKKESIEIGGGVLQVINNKVLVLAETVI
- the atpD gene encoding F0F1 ATP synthase subunit beta; the protein is MANIGKISQIIGPVVDVSFEGGAASLPAILDALSVTKSNGQKVILECQQHLGEDRVRTIAMDSTDGLQRGQEVVHLGSPIKMPTGEAIKGRLFNVVGEAIDGLGPVNTPGLSIHRSAPKFEDLATTTEVLFTGIKVIDLLAPYVKGGKIGLFGGAGVGKTVLIQELINNIAKAYAGLSVFAGVGERTREGNDLLREMIESGIVKYGEAFKHSMEEGGWDLSVVDREALKESQATFIFGQMNEPPGARARVALSGLTVAEHFRDGDGEGKGRDILFFIDNIFRFTQAGSEVSALLGRMPSAVGYQPTLATEMGVMQERIASTKRGSITSVQAVYVPADDLTDPAPATTFAHLDATTVLSRKIAELGIYPAVDPLDSSSRILSAEVLGNAHYDCAQRVKLTLQRYKELQDIIAILGMEELSEDDKLVVSRARRVQRFLSQPFFVAEQFTGLKGVLVDINDTIKGFNQIMDGDYDHLPEAAFNLVGTIEDAVVKGEKLIAEASGN
- a CDS encoding TraR/DksA C4-type zinc finger protein, with protein sequence MATSQEEKIRYSDSELAEFEALINKKLAATYSEVNFIKETLSRKNDNGTDNTAVGSKTLEDGADVREKEQMSQSAARLQKFASQLEAALIRIKNGTYGICKDSGKLIPKERLMAVPHTQQTIEAKMKQS
- a CDS encoding Glu/Leu/Phe/Val dehydrogenase — protein: MTYLEPAPIHDKENPLESMMSRFDAAVKILGISDEMYNILKVPARQVIIGIPVTMDNGKIKVFEGYRVIHSTILGPGKGGIRLDPDVTIDEVRALAAWMTWKCAVVDIPYGGAKGGIACNPREMSAGEIERLIRAYTLGMLDIFGPDKDIPAPDMGTGPREMAWLMDEYSKAKGMTTQAVVTGKPLVLGGSLGRTEATGRGVMVSAMSGMEKLKLNPYRSTAAVQGFGNVGSYAALLLREKGVSIHGISDISGAYYNDKGIDIEKAMAYRNANNGTLEGYKEAEKIDGEQLLALPVDLLVPAAKEDVITHHNAGNIQAKLIVEGANGPTSATADDIINDKGIMVVPDILANAGGVTVSYFEWVQNRIGYKWTLDRINRRSDRAMKEAFHNVFEVSQKHNVSMRLAAYIVAIDKVASTYKFRGGYG
- a CDS encoding SDR family oxidoreductase, whose translation is MSEFRNKVVWITGASAGIGEATALSCANEGAMLVLSARRVEELERVKKLTHLRDEYVLVLPMDVENVDSFPGLVQQVLEKFGRIDILFNNAGISQRGDVLNSKMEVYSKLMQVNFIGVVALTKAVLPVMIKQKSGHIAATSSVAGIVSTPLRSGYAASKHALHGFFDALRAEVHKYNIKVTLVCPGYIKTDISLNALNTEGTSYGKMDKNQEKGISAEECGKKIVEAIKTDKSQVIIAGKEGMGVFLKRFFPKILEKIVLRQAPK
- a CDS encoding histidine phosphatase family protein; its protein translation is MKKDLYLIRHATAEDGANSAMFKDIERELISKGIMQSARMGKYLTESGTEIEKIFFSPARRTEATARLIAEQMTLGEEKLQMIESLYGSGPRAYLALINGLPETVSAIAIVGHNPDITFFSEYLTRDDTQGHMKKCTMIHLQFDGVKWAEISQKSGKMVKRIDVKSLENNEE
- a CDS encoding transcriptional regulator; this translates as MELKEAKDRFIHTWGTLATQWGINRTMSQIHALLLLSPKSLNADEIMDELQISRGNVNMNLRDLMSWGIIYKQLLPGERKEYFIAEKDIWKVARLIARERKKRELTPIVDTIEDIKKNLKDNTAEGKEFQKIINDISSVSSFTEMTLDQIVKSEESWLINTFLKVFK